The Chryseobacterium indicum genome includes a window with the following:
- a CDS encoding DUF6691 family protein, protein MKQEKDRRHQDSICTNESQLHHRWYHNLKYMIVGILFGIIFVKAEIISWFRIQEMFRLQSFHMYGVIGSAILTGMISVLIIKKFNIKTIYGEKISIAPKKFNKGQIYGGLIFGFGWAITGACPGPLFAQIGTGAFAVIITLLSAIFGTWVYGYFREKLPH, encoded by the coding sequence ATGAAACAGGAAAAAGATAGAAGACATCAGGACAGTATTTGTACCAACGAAAGTCAGCTTCATCATAGATGGTACCACAATTTAAAATACATGATCGTTGGAATATTATTCGGGATCATCTTTGTAAAGGCAGAAATTATAAGCTGGTTCAGAATTCAGGAAATGTTCAGATTACAGTCTTTCCATATGTACGGCGTTATCGGAAGTGCTATTTTAACGGGAATGATCTCCGTATTGATTATTAAAAAATTTAATATCAAAACCATTTATGGCGAAAAAATTTCCATTGCTCCAAAGAAATTTAATAAAGGGCAAATTTACGGCGGACTGATCTTCGGATTTGGCTGGGCAATTACAGGAGCCTGTCCCGGACCGCTTTTCGCACAGATCGGAACCGGAGCTTTTGCCGTAATCATCACTTTGCTAAGTGCCATTTTCGGAACTTGGGTGTATGGATATTTCAGGGAAAAATTACCTCATTAG
- a CDS encoding YeeE/YedE family protein, whose amino-acid sequence MLEIIKEPWPWYVAGPLIGLTVPALLILGNKSFGISSSLRHICAACIPANIGFFKYDWKKELWNLFFVFGIFLGGIIAAQFLMNPDEITVNHNLKTELAAYGITDYSNLVPTQLMNFTNLFTIRGFIMMVVGGFLVGFGTRYAGGCTSGHAIMGLSNLQWASLVATICFMAGGFLMANVILPIILSL is encoded by the coding sequence ATGTTAGAAATTATAAAAGAACCTTGGCCGTGGTACGTTGCAGGACCGTTAATCGGGCTTACTGTTCCTGCTTTACTGATTCTTGGAAATAAATCTTTCGGGATCAGTTCATCGCTCAGACATATCTGTGCAGCCTGTATTCCTGCGAATATTGGCTTCTTTAAATACGACTGGAAAAAAGAACTATGGAATTTATTCTTCGTGTTCGGAATTTTTTTAGGTGGAATCATTGCCGCTCAATTTTTAATGAATCCAGACGAAATTACCGTTAACCATAATCTAAAAACAGAATTAGCAGCCTACGGAATTACAGATTACAGCAATCTCGTTCCGACACAACTCATGAATTTTACCAATCTTTTTACCATAAGAGGATTTATTATGATGGTTGTCGGTGGCTTTTTGGTAGGTTTCGGGACGCGTTATGCGGGAGGATGCACAAGCGGACACGCCATCATGGGACTTTCCAACCTTCAGTGGGCATCTTTGGTGGCAACAATCTGCTTTATGGCAGGTGGTTTTCTAATGGCAAATGTTATTCTGCCAATAATTCTTTCACTTTAA
- a CDS encoding MBL fold metallo-hydrolase: MKIEQIYTGCLAQGAYYIVSNGEAAIIDPLRETQPYIEHLKKDNVTLKYIFETHFHADFVSGHLDLSRKTSAPIVYGPTAKPEFEAIIAEDNETFQVGNISIKVLHTPGHTMESSCFLLIDENGKETALFSGDTLFLGDVGRPDLAQKAANMTQEELAGLLYESLYSKILPLNDDITVYPAHGAGSACGKNMQKETVDSLGNQKKTNYALNQKDKESFIKAVTDGLLPPPAYFGMNVAMNKKGYDSFDEVLSKGLQALSPDEFEEMAEHSGALILDVRNNEDFAKGFVPQSINIGLNGDFAPWVGALIVDVKQPILLITNENEEQEAVTRLSRVGFDNVLGFLKGSFEAWKNSGKETDSVNRISAQQFEQEIKEKEAKIIDVRKESEYNAEHVDEAFNKPLAYINEWINSIDPAEHFYLHCAGGYRSMMAASILQARGYRNFSEIEGGFSAISQTDITVSDFVCQSKILK; the protein is encoded by the coding sequence ATGAAAATAGAACAGATTTATACAGGATGTCTTGCACAGGGAGCTTATTACATTGTTTCCAATGGTGAGGCGGCAATTATAGACCCGTTAAGAGAAACCCAACCTTATATTGAGCATCTTAAAAAAGATAACGTTACGCTGAAATACATTTTTGAAACCCATTTCCATGCAGATTTTGTAAGCGGACACCTCGATTTAAGCAGAAAAACAAGCGCACCCATCGTTTACGGTCCCACTGCAAAACCTGAATTTGAAGCCATTATTGCAGAAGATAATGAGACCTTTCAAGTAGGAAATATCTCCATAAAAGTCCTTCATACACCCGGTCATACCATGGAAAGTTCATGTTTTCTACTGATTGACGAAAACGGAAAAGAAACAGCACTTTTCAGCGGAGATACTCTGTTTTTAGGCGATGTTGGACGTCCCGATCTGGCGCAGAAAGCAGCAAACATGACGCAGGAAGAATTGGCAGGCTTACTTTATGAAAGTCTTTACAGCAAAATTTTACCTTTGAATGACGATATCACCGTTTATCCGGCACACGGAGCAGGTTCTGCATGCGGAAAAAATATGCAGAAAGAAACAGTAGACTCACTGGGAAATCAGAAGAAAACCAATTATGCATTGAATCAGAAAGATAAGGAAAGTTTCATCAAAGCGGTTACAGACGGACTTCTTCCGCCTCCGGCTTATTTCGGAATGAATGTGGCAATGAATAAAAAAGGCTACGACAGTTTCGATGAAGTCTTGTCAAAAGGTTTACAGGCACTTTCTCCTGACGAATTTGAAGAAATGGCAGAACATTCTGGCGCTTTGATTTTGGATGTACGAAATAACGAAGATTTCGCAAAAGGATTTGTTCCGCAATCCATTAATATCGGACTGAACGGAGATTTTGCACCTTGGGTCGGAGCTTTGATAGTGGATGTAAAACAGCCGATTCTGCTCATTACCAACGAAAACGAAGAACAGGAAGCTGTAACCCGATTAAGCCGTGTAGGATTTGACAACGTTCTCGGATTTTTAAAAGGAAGTTTCGAAGCATGGAAAAACAGCGGTAAAGAAACCGATTCCGTTAACAGAATTTCAGCACAGCAATTTGAACAGGAAATTAAAGAAAAAGAAGCGAAAATTATTGATGTCCGCAAAGAAAGTGAATACAATGCAGAACACGTAGATGAAGCTTTCAACAAACCTTTAGCCTACATCAACGAATGGATAAACTCAATCGATCCGGCGGAACATTTTTATCTGCACTGTGCAGGAGGTTACAGAAGCATGATGGCAGCAAGTATTCTTCAGGCAAGAGGCTACCGCAATTTTAGTGAAATTGAAGGAGGTTTCAGCGCAATTTCTCAAACAGACATTACTGTAAGTGATTTTGTTTGCCAGAGTAAAATTTTAAAATAG